A region of the Ptychodera flava strain L36383 chromosome 22, AS_Pfla_20210202, whole genome shotgun sequence genome:
CTACCAATCTGATGTTAATTTTGCAGTTTTGTAAACTGACCCTAATGTAGAGAGATTGCTGATAAACATTCTCCATATTCAAGTTGTTAAGTTTTCCTGGAGCAGAAAATGGTGCATTGTGGGAATTAATTGTGTGCTTCACAGTggtttctttttgttttctcCACTGTAGGTAACTTGATACCGAAGCACAGAGAGATCTTTCACAAGAACCCTCTCTTTGTTGGTATGAGGCTACCGGAGGTTAGACAGTTAGAACCGTTAGAAAAAAGACTCCCGAAGGTTACCTCAGAAGCTTTGGCACTTATGAAAGTAAGTCTTTATACCTCACTTGACATAGCTGTAATATTTCAGAGTTTTCTTCCATTTTGTTACACATATGAACAACATCTGCTCCCCCAAGAGTTTTGTATTTGCTCGTCCATGCTATATATGTGTGACAAGCATTGGTGTTGTAGTCAGAGAGGAATCTAGatccatttgtcaacaacagcaGTATTGGTCAAATATCtgcaggctgtgttgacaagccaaataAGTATTTCAACATCATTCAATAATGAACAGACCTTGAAATGGTGATTTAAAAGAGAGATACACATGTTTTAAAAAACCAAATGATACATTTTACTGGAGGGTAAAATTTTAGAATATAAAATTTTCTACAATTTTAATCTTTCTGCCCTGTCTTCTAACTGCTACGGGGATAGTGGGAATATGTTAATCAGACCAGAATTGTTGGAAGATGTTGTTCCAAGTAGGGGGtccataaaatttgataatCATTTCATCAAGGGGCCAGGATATATGTGTTGAAACAAAATTGTGAATACTGCCCTCTTGAGatcatattttacaatttcattatgaatgataaatcatgtcactcatatatttacataaaagtatatttttgtaaCTTTATTTCTATTATTTAAGTATGCTTGGCACAAATACAATTATGGCATTCTTTAACACAGAAATTCACAAATACAATTATGGCTCTctttaacacagaaattttcaatcttTCAACTTTTTTGTGTTCTCAGTATTGTTTACTACTAGATCCCAATGAAAGACCCAACTGTGGGCAGCTTCTCAAACATGAATTTTTCCGGAAAAATGGATTTTCGGAAAAGTTTCCAGCAGAGTTGcgtgcaaaaatacaaaaagagaTGATAGAGAATCCGTTGCTAAGGCAACAGAGTGGCCACAATAGCGCAGAAGACAAGAAGAAATCAAAGAAAAAGCAAAAGGTGAGAGATTTTATGATATTTACTGATTAAACTGAATATTTCTCAGTAAAGAATAGACTTACCCTTTGAGTGCTCAAGTCAATACCCTTTATAACATATCATGCagacaattattttttctgatctgaacatttttttcagattttgccaataattttttatcaaaaccagTAGCCAATGGAAAGTTATGTcaatttggtctaaaattatcaaagattagcagaaaaattaataaaaattggtagaatgttgcactaaaattttggttggaaaattacagtactcaaagggtAAATGGATGATATTTGTACTGATTATGTAAATTCCtttccaaaaataacaaaaatacctATGCTACACATGAAATTTTATGTCTGCTTGTTTCCTTGTGCTTGTTGAAAACCCTTCTCTTTTGTTATGACAACGGAAAAGAAAACATCAAACAGAATGGGATATTTACATTCCTGTGTCGTACCGATTCATTGTGAAAAACCAATTGGAAAGCGGATATCTTCCAAGTATGCCTGATGCATTTGTCTCACAACAATGGTAATTGAAAGAAGATGGTATTTGCTGTCTCCTGTtgctcaaataaaaaaaaacattaagtaCTCTTTGTAAATATGTCGCCCCATCTTTGTTTGGAATAAGATTATCTCAACAAAATGGTTGTTCACTTTGGCATACTTTCCCTCCACACTGTGAATAATgtaacaaaatgttttcacgcAGTAGTCTTTCCTGCCACTGCTCAACTGCAGCAccattttgatttcttcaaattttatgaaGGATTTACCTTTCAGTATACAGCTGTCCCTGCGTTCTCATACTTTGAATTTAATTGATATCAGTTTGACCAAAGATATACTGCCCCTGTGTCAGCATAATTGGTTCCTTTCACATGAGAAGACAATAAGATTATTTAATCATTAGTTATCAACATGAACtagaaagtaaacaaaaactcTGGACTGTAAAATGTATAATGTGTATCAAATGAAGCGATGAGGAAGGCATTTCATAGACGAATCTTGCCACctcatttttgtttcttttcaaatatttttcaaccaTCACAGGTCATAGGTGTAGACAGTCTAAAATCAACAAACTTGACTTAAAACTTTCAGAATGTTAAAATAAATATCAGAGATATGTTAATTTAAAAtcacattgttttatttttaatttatttcttttaattatcaattaattaaattgtttatttgtttacttgaCCCCCTCTATGAAAGTTAGAGGAATTTGTAAGCCAGAGGACAAATTAGTAAATTAATcaattaagaaataaataacTATGAATGTATGTAGTTATTTATGTGACCATTTTTATGACAGATAAAGAGAGTTCAAATCCAGAGAAATTCTAACTCAATTTCAGTAATGCCTTTGAAGAGAAAGTAAACAAAAAGAATGTAAGCCCCAATATAATAttacaatatcatattttatagGTTTATTGAgcataaaaaaaattctgactGACCACTTTGAATAATTACATTTGACAATAGTATTCTTCAGGGTAATCAtattgtcattgtcaatgtTTGTAGATTTTGTTGTTGAACGCATTTACTACGATGATAAGTTCCTATAACTTATGATAGTGTTTATTACATGTTTGTAACCGGTCCAAGCCACACAGAGTTCGCAAGCTGTAAATGTTGCTCTAGTCACATTACGTAAAGCTTCAGACGGACACTGGATGTTGGTCAATAGAAAGATAGAAAATGAATCATCATTGTATTGTGCTTGTGTTAGAATTTGATTAATGGTGAAAATCAGCAAAGAAAGTGAGACAAAAGGAGCTTTATGATGCCGTTTTATGATGGTAGCGTTTGAAAGGCGTTGAATTGCTCGTAAAACTCAGCTCACACAAAACTTGATGACAACTGTATCGACAGGAGCACAAGGACCAAGACAGCCGGACGGAAAAACAAGATAAGACGGAGAAGCAGGAAAAAGCAGAAAAGCAGGAAAGGCAAGAGAAGGCAGAAAAGTCGAAGAAGAAGTTACCGGATCCGGAAAAGATGAAGCGAAATTCCACTCCTCCGACGGCGGCAGAAAACGATAGTACAGCAGCGAATAACATCAACGCAAGCAATAAAACGAAGGTGGGTGTGTATATTTagtaaatatattaaaatgcagaggTGCGTAGTAGCATTTGTACCTTGCGTTATGTCATGCCGTTTCTGTACAGCAGTAGGGTTTACCAGATCTATTCCAGCTGGACACAATGGATTTGAAATTTATAATGATAAGGTCTGGTTGGTGTTTCTTGTTTGTCCATTTGCATTGGAAGACAAAAGTACTAACTGGATGAAACCTCATAATCTTGCACAAGTGGTGGTTGTGCTTGTCGGCAGGGGGGTGGTCTGACAATGGAGGCACTTAATTATGCATCAAAGTTAATCACAAGCTATTCATTGTGTGATCCTTCTGAGTTACTGATCAAAGCGGTGATTAGTGAAATGTATTCATGGACAAAAGTAAGATAGATAGTGGTAGTAGGGCTATTTACACAGGTATTTGCGTCACAGaggaaaatgttttaaaacagtgtCTTTGTCCACTTGGAAAAGTAGTGCTTGATTCCTTGtgaaaacacttgtgttgtgGGGGAAATAAACAAGGAAACATCAACAAGATAGtcttgaaatacacatttttgtatGTAGGCATTTTAGGGATGGGAGCAAAGTTTGTTGTGTGcgcatttgtatgtgtgtgtttgtaaagATCTACTATGTTATTACGTCTAACATGTCCAGACATGAATGAAATGTCTCTTGTTAAGCATCACAACACCTTAAAGACAGAATTGCACCATGGCTTCATAACTTTGAACTCTCTAATGGGTGTCTGTCAACGTCTCAGAGTATTCAGTGATAGCATAATAATACCTATGCTTCAAATTTGTTGAACTTGAATGGGGAAATAATGTCTCTTTTAAAAAAGTGAAGCAAGCATGCCAAATGGTAAACTTAAAATACATTCACTGTAAGGGTAAACATTTGTTGTTACGTGAACTTTTTTAAGATATCAGACAAATCTGTCACTAAGtaatcaatttatttttctgcaatggaaacagaaaaacaaaaacgacCACACCATGATTACCCAAGCAAACCAAATTTCTTTGGACAAAAATGGCTGCAGGATCTTTATCTGGATTTTTTTCTCAGTGTAGGCTATTGAATTTTTCACTTtctgtgaaaaattttgaagcATGACTTTATTTTTGAGTGACAGATGAGTTCTTCTCCAATCTGTAATGAAGTTctgcaaatttggtactgaaTCTACCCTCTCACCTACCATCCCTCTATAATGCATGAGATAGTTCAAAGGTGAAAGGGCACCTCAAAGGTGAAAGGGCATCCCAAGGTGAAAAGGCATCTCAAAGGTGAAAGGGCATCTCAGAGATGAAAGGGCATTCCAGAATCTGACCTTATCAGTTCATGTGTTTCATTACAGTCAACCATAGAGACTACACCAAGGATTACTGGCAGTACTAGCAGAACGAGTGTTGACCACCACAGCGGCTCAAACAAGTCCCCAATCCCACCTTTACACACACCTAGGGGGTCATCACCCATCCCACCGATCAATCAAAGTAGGACATCCAATCACACGACTCACGGTGCTTCCAGTCCCCATAATCACGCGATAATAAACAACCTGAGTATGGCTGGCACGTTTGCCCCCGATCAGGGTTTACTAAGGTAAGACAGGGAATTCTTATGTGTCATTGTCAGCACGCCTTGTGGGCACCGTCTCTGTGTACATGTCACGTGGAATTGTACAAATTGTGCTGCTAGCTGTCACGCTGTAACTTGTAAGTATGTCTTCACCAGCTGTGTTTAAATATTAAATCACTATCAAAGTATCATCCGGAGTCTTTCTCTCATCACAGGCCCATACATGTAATGTCACGTACACCACCTCTAAGGTATATGTCACAGTTTACAAACCGATATGTATGTCACCAATATTGCTAAAATCACTGCCACCAATTTTCTCACGACAAAAATTGTGAGTTGGAAAAATAGGGACTATTCTTAGAACCCTTTCCACCCCATTTCTTTATGCAAAGGTCCAACCACACCATTGAAATCAATGGGACTTGTCAAAGATTTGGTTGTGATAAGGTTATAATGGAATGCTAATAACACTCCCTCGCTACCGCCAGCACTTTTACCCCTTTTCGCTAACATCCTTCATTTCAccacaaaaaaagtaaaatttaatttctccAGCAGAGGTTCCGATAAGGCCAAGAAGAACCCGAACAACTCGTACTTCAAGAAGCCAGCGCAGCCACCACCGCCGAACCACCACAGCACATCCATTAATCCAACGGGGACGATACAGTCTGAGAAGAGCTCCCTCTATGAGAAGACAGCGCAGTTTGATAAGATGATCAATGCCAGTCTGAAGAAGAAAGGCTCTAAATCAGACAGCCAGGTGAATTCCAAAGAGAGCGTGACTCATTTGCCGAACCTCAAAGGAGCAGAATGTAAGTGGAAACTGTTTctgtcaaaattacaataatattaTTTTACGTTCTTCATCTGTTTTTACTTCAATTCAGTACTTTTGTAGCTGTCTTTCATCAATGACCACATAAtttgatacaatgtacatcctaCATTGTATTTCCAGTTTTGCTGAAATAATAGACAACACAACATGATCATCTTCTGTCTTGTGTGTTATAGATGTGTTTTGCGGATAGTGCCCTCTGTCGTGAAGTTTGTAAAACATTAGCCCTTTTGTTTGTCAAAGTTCTGATAACCTTTTATCATGGTAGTGTAACTTAGTTTGTTAGGGAAGGATACGGAGTACCTAAGTGGTTTGATATCTTCAGGCATGTGATCCAGATACTGGGACCAAAACCAATAATCTGATATTTTTGTCATAATAGCTTGAAATTGTTCATTGTTTTGACCACACatttcattcttttttccccagaTAAGCCGAGCACAGAGAAGAAGCAGAAAAAGAAGACATACGTTGCCACCATGCCTCACATTGCAAACATTGACCCATTTCAGAGCAGTACCCCGGACGGCATGGCAACGCCCGAAAACAAATCATCAACGCACGAATCAAATCTTCCGCTCGTATGACACAAAAAAAGACCCTCGTTTACATTTTGATAGTATTATCTTGCCAGAATCtcagtttttgtgtttttattttttttttctcaacctATGCAATTTGAGTACAGTGTACAGATTTGACCCCAGTGTTTTGGTCTTCCAAATTGTCCGTCCACACCAATCGCTGTAAGCCCTTTTCAGTCACGATGATCTCAGACACTGAGCCGCGGTGGGAGTGAGATTCACCGACCTTGTAAATAGGATTTTATGTAGTTTAGGAATTTGTGAGTGAATTCAGTTAAACTGTGTGTGAAATAAAATTGATTTCTTACAAGCTTTAAGGAGATGTTTAATACCATAAGTTATTATTTCTGTAACTCTTGGAAACAAGCCAGGCATTAAAACGATACAAGTGTGTTGgaaaatgaaatcataaaatGAGAGTTATGGCTCTTCTGCTTGCAAACAGCAGTTGTATGATAACAGCATATGACCCTGTTATCagaaagttgaaagtttcatctcAAAAAATTATCTGCGACTTTTGCTGTGTACTTCAATAACATGtaatgaacaaaactgaatcCAAGTC
Encoded here:
- the LOC139122860 gene encoding cyclin-dependent kinase-like 2 isoform X1, with the protein product MSGSKKGIMMDKYENLGLVGEGSYGMVLKCKHKETNQVVAIKKFLESEEDKMVKKIAMREVRMLKQLRHENLVNLIEVFRRKKRLYLVFEFVDHTVLDELERYPNGLDELMCRKVLWQVLKGVEFCHNHNIIHRDVKPENILVSKSGVVKICDFGFARTLASPGEAYTDYVATRWYRAPELLVGDTKYGRAVDIWAIGCLLAEMLSGEPLFPGDSDIDQLYHIIKCFGNLIPKHREIFHKNPLFVGMRLPEVRQLEPLEKRLPKVTSEALALMKYCLLLDPNERPNCGQLLKHEFFRKNGFSEKFPAELRAKIQKEMIENPLLRQQSGHNSAEDKKKSKKKQKEHKDQDSRTEKQDKTEKQEKAEKQERQEKAEKSKKKLPDPEKMKRNSTPPTAAENDSTAANNINASNKTKSTIETTPRITGSTSRTSVDHHSGSNKSPIPPLHTPRGSSPIPPINQSRTSNHTTHGASSPHNHAIINNLSMAGTFAPDQGLLSRGSDKAKKNPNNSYFKKPAQPPPPNHHSTSINPTGTIQSEKSSLYEKTAQFDKMINASLKKKGSKSDSQVNSKESVTHLPNLKGAEYKPSTEKKQKKKTYVATMPHIANIDPFQSSTPDGMATPENKSSTHESNLPLV
- the LOC139122860 gene encoding cyclin-dependent kinase-like 2 isoform X2, with translation MSGSKKGIMMDKYENLGLVGEGSYGMVLKCKHKETNQVVAIKKFLESEEDKMVKKIAMREVRMLKQLRHENLVNLIEVFRRKKRLYLVFEFVDHTVLDELERYPNGLDELMCRKVLWQVLKGVEFCHNHNIIHRDVKPENILVSKSGVVKICDFGFARTLASPGEAYTDYVATRWYRAPELLVGDTKYGRAVDIWAIGCLLAEMLSGEPLFPGDSDIDQLYHIIKCFGNLIPKHREIFHKNPLFVGMRLPEVRQLEPLEKRLPKVTSEALALMKYCLLLDPNERPNCGQLLKHEFFRKNGFSEKFPAELRAKIQKEMIENPLLRQQSGHNSAEDKKKSKKKQKEHKDQDSRTEKQDKTEKQEKAEKQERQEKAEKSKKKLPDPEKMKRNSTPPTAAENDSTAANNINASNKTKSTIETTPRITGSTSRTSVDHHSGSNKSPIPPLHTPRGSSPIPPINQSRTSNHTTHGASSPHNHAIINNLSMAGTFAPDQGLLRGSDKAKKNPNNSYFKKPAQPPPPNHHSTSINPTGTIQSEKSSLYEKTAQFDKMINASLKKKGSKSDSQVNSKESVTHLPNLKGAEYKPSTEKKQKKKTYVATMPHIANIDPFQSSTPDGMATPENKSSTHESNLPLV